GTATAATCCCGGTGGACGCTTGCCGGTCACTTTCTATAAGGATGTGAATCAATTGCCGGACTTTGAAGACTATTCCATGAAGGGGCGTACCTATCGATATATGCAACAGCAACCACTTTTCCCATTCGGTCATGGGCTGAGTTATACTACGTTTACTTATGGAGAAGCTAAATTGAGCAAGAATACAATCGCCAAAGGTGAAAATGTAGTATTGACTATTCCGGTAAGCAATGTCGGGCAACGTGATGGAGAAGAGGTGGTTCAGGTTTATTTGAGACGTCCGGGTGATAAGGAAGGCCCCCGTTATACCTTGCGTGCTTTCAAACGCGTTCATATTCCGGCAGGGAAAACTGAATCAGTAGCTATTCCTCTTACTGGTGTGAACTTTGAATGGTTTGATGCAGAGTCGAATACGATGCGTCCGTTGGAAGGTACTTATGAATTACTGTATGGAGGAACTTCTGATAGAAATAAGTTGAAAACGATTGTAATGAACGTACAGTAATACCACTTTGGAATTTTGTTTATTGTTACAGATAGACAATCCGGATTTATTTATTGAATGAATAAAGAAAGAACGACCTTGTTCCTTTAAAAGGAACGGGTCGTTTCTTTTAAACCAAGCCCCCGTTTCTTTTAAACCAACGGGGACTTTCTTTTAAAGGAAAATGAGTATTTGCTAATTCTTGATATTCAGCATTTTACATGATGGAAGATAAAAGTACTGAAATAATAGGTAATGTAGTTATTTATCTTACCATTTTTCTGTTTTGGGGCTTTTTGTTACATCAGAAAAGAAGAATGTTACATGTCTGTGATAAATGTAACTTGTATATAGATGCCTGTATCATGTTTGTACATATATGATAAAACCGAATCGATACATTTGCAAACACTACTATGGAACAGAAAATTATAGAAAATAAAAAGTGATAATATGAGAACATTAAAATTGATTTTGTCGGGCTGGCAATCCGTGGGTCTTGTCGTATTTTTTATGCTGTTTTTTAATATGGAGGTGAGTGGCAAGGGTAAAATAACGAAAAATGCTCCTGTCTTTACGCAATTTATTTATCAGGGGGAGGATGCTATTTATCAAAACAATCCTTTAAAGCCGGGTGAGTTCTATAATCCTATTTTGCAGGGTTGCTATCCCGATCCGAGTATAACGCGGAAAGGGAATGATTATTATTTAGTGTGCTCATCTTTTGCTATGTTTCCCGGGGTGCCTATTTTCCATTCTAATGATCTGGTCAACTGGAAACAAATCGGTCATGTGCTGGACAGAACGTCACAATTAAAGGTTGAAGATTGTGGTATTAGTGCTGGTGTATATGCTCCTGCTATAAGATATAATCCCAATAATGATACGTTTTATATGATAACCACTCAATTCTCAGGTGGCTTTGGAAATATGGTGGTAAAGACAAAGAATCCGGAGAATGGCTGGAGTGATCCGGTCAAACTACAATTTGAAGGCATTGATCCTTCTCTTTTCTTTGATGATAATGGCAAGGCATACGTGGTACATAATGATGCTCCTGCTAAAGCAAACGAGCGTTACTCGGGACACCGTGTCATAAAAATATGGGATTATGATGTGGAGAATGATAAAGTGGTTCCGGGAACGGACCGGATCATTGTAAACGGTGGCGTCAATATAGAAGAAAAGCCGATATGGATTGAAGCTCCTCATATCTATAAAAAAGATGGACGCTACTATTTAATGTGTGCCGAAGGAGGAACCGGAGGCTGGCATAGCGAAGTCATTTTTGTAAGTGATCATCCGAAAGGACCTTATCTTCCGGCAAATAATAATCCTATTTTAACTCAACGTTATTTTCCTGCAAATCGGACGGATAAAGTAGACTGGGCTGGTCATGCAGATTTAGTGGAGGGACCCGACGGAAAATATTATGGTGTATTTTTAGGAATACGCCCCAATGAGAAGAACAGAGTGAATACCGGACGCGAAACTTTTATTCTTCCGGTGGACTGGAGCGGAACATTTCCCGTTTTCGAGAATGGGCTTATCCCTATGAAACCTACATTGAAGATGCCTTCGGGAGTAGAGAACCAAACAGGGAAAAACGGTTATTTGCCTAGTGGTAACTTTGTCTTTAAGGATGATTTCTCCGATAAGACATTAGATTTTAGATGGATCGGTCTTAGAGGTCCTCGTGAAGATTTCGTTGATATGACCGATAAAGGGTTGCGGATCATCCCTTTTACCTCAAATATCAATGAAGTGAAACCTACTTCTACCTTGTTCTATCGTCAGCAGCATAATCAATTTACAGCGGCAGCGACCATGGAGTACAAACCGAAAAATGAGAAAGATTTTGCTGGTATAACATGTTATCAGAATGAAAGATATCACTATGTCTTCGGTATTACTAAAAAGGGAAAAGACTATTACCTGATGCTGCAAAGAACCGAAAAAGGACAAGCGAGTGTCCTGGGTGAGGTGAAGATAGAAACAGAGAAACCTGTGACACTGCAAGTAGCAGCTAATGGAGATAATTATCGTTTTAATTATTCGATTGATGGCAAGGGTTTCATAAATTTAGGAGGAACCGTTTCCGGCGATATTCTTTCTACTAATGAGGCTGGTGGCTTTACAGGAACAATGATCGGACTGTATGCAACATCTGTTGGTAATTAGAAACCTTATTATTCTATAATTATGAAAAAGGAGCTTATACGGAAATTCCAATCTCTTGGAATAATGCATCTCGTAAATTGACGATAGGGGCAAGAAAAGGTGCGTATGAGGGAATGTTGAAGAACCGTAAGTTTACTGTAACCCTTCAGGACGGGACTCAAAAAAGCGTTGATTATAGTGGGAAGGCAGTTTCTGTAAAGTTTTGATTGTAATAGAATGTGTGATTATGTCAGTAGAAAAGAATCTGAAAAGTAGAAATATGATGAAGTCTTTTATAGTAATGGCTATGCTATTGGGGAGTAGCGTTGCAAGTGCAGAAAATAAACAGATAACAAGTCCTGATGGGAAGCTGGTAGTAACAGTCTCAGATATGGATGGAAGACCCTCTTATTCTGTTAGTTATGACAATGTTCTCTTTTTGAAGCCATCTCCATTGGGGATTATTGCAAATATTGGAGATTTTTCATCGGGGATGTCGCTGGAAAAGAATGTTTCAACAAATAAAATAGATGAAACATACGAGTTGGCTTCTATTAAGCAGAACAAGGTTCGTTATGTGGCCAATGAAGCTGTATTTTCGTTTACACAACAAGGGAAAACAATTTATGATGTTATATTCCGCATAAGTAATAACGATGTTGCTTTTAAATATAAGATGTATCCGCAAGGTGAGACACTAAGTTGCGTGGTTAAGCAAGAAGTTACAGGATTTGCGTTTCCTGACGGAACCACCACTTTCCTTTGTCCGCAAAGTAAACCGATGGGGGGATTTGCCCGTACTTCTCCAAGTTATGAGACGTCTTATACGGTAGATGATGCCGCAGGGAAAAATGGCTGGGGAGAAGGATACACATTTCCCTGCTTGTTCCGTAATGGAGATAACGGTTGGGTGCTTGTTTCCGAAACGGGAGTAAATGGTGGATATTGTGCGAGCCGTCTGTTGGGACACAAAGAAGGAACGTATACAATCGGATTTCCGCAAGAAGGTGAAGCAAATGGGAATGGTACGGTTTCTCCGGGGATAGCGTTGCCGGGCGAGACGCCTTGGCGTACTATTACTGTGGGCAAGACTTTGGCTCCAATAGTGGAGACAACGGTTCCTTTTGATGTTGTAAAACCGCTTTATCCTGCAAAAGGAGAGTATACGTATGGCAGGGGTTCATGGAGCTGGATTATCGGTATGGATGGAAGTACTAATTATAAAGAGCAACTCCGGTATATTGATTTCTCGGCAGCAATGGGCTATCAGTCTGTGTTGGTGGATGCTTTGTGGGATAAGCAAATAGGACGTGATAAAATTGAAGAATTGGCTAAATATGGGAAGGATAAAGGGGTAGCTCTTTATTTGTGGTATAATTCGAATGGGTATTGGAATGATGCTCCGCAAACTCCGAGGGGTATGATGGATAATGCGATAGCTAGACGTAAGGAGATGAAATGGATGCAAAGCATTGGTATCCGTGGAATAAAAGTTGACTTTTTCGGAGGTGACAAGCAAATGACTATGCAGTTGTATGAGGATATTTTGTCGGATGCAAACGAGTATGGCCTTTTAGTTATTTTCCATGGATGTACTTTGCCTCGTGGCTGGGAACGTATGTATCCTAACTTCGCATCGAGTGAGGCTGTATTGGCTAGTGAAAATCTTCATTTCTCTCAAGGCAGTTGTGATAATGAGGCCTTTAATGCCACCCTGCATCCGTTTATTCGTAACACTGTAGGTAGCATGGATTTTGGAGGTAGTGCATTGAACAAATATTATAATGCGGATAATGCTCCACGGGGAAGCCGGCGGGTGACATCAGATGTCTACGCACTGGCTACGGCGGTTCTATTTCAGAGCCCGGTACAACATTTCGCTTTGGCACCGAATAATCTGACTGATGCTCCTGTGTGGGCTATTGATTTTATGAAAGAGGTTCCAACGACTTGGGGCGAGGTACGTTTCATTGACGGTTATCCTGGTAAATACGTTATTCTTGCCCGTCGTCATGGCGACAAATGGTATATTGCCGGAGTAAATGCGCAGAAGGAAACACTGAAACTTAAAGTTAATTTGCCGATGTTCTCCAATGGAGAAAAGGTGAGACTATTCAGTGATGATAAGGCATTGCAGGGTGGTGTGAAACAAATAGAAATAGGAAAGATACAAGAATTACAATTGGCTATTCCTTGCAATGGTGGAGTATTAATAACCAAATAACCATTTTAAATAAAAGAATATGAGAAACTTTAAATTTTTAGGCGTGTCGTTTTTGTTGGCAATCACTGCCGCTACTTCAGGAACTGCACAAAATCCTATTATACAAACAAAATATACTGCCGATCCGGCTCCGATGGTATATAACGATACCGTTTTCCTTTATACAACCCATGATGAGGATGATGCCGAAGGATTCAAAATGTTGGACTGGTTGCTTTATACCTCCACTGATATGGTGAATTGGACCGATCACGGAGCGGTCGCTTCTCTGAAGAGTTTTGATTGGGTGAAACGTGATAATGGTGCCTGGGCAGAACAGGTCATCGAACGTAATGGCAAGTTTTACATGTATTGCCCGATTCACGGTAATGGTATTGGCGTATTGGTATCCGACTCTCCTTACGGTCCTTTTAAAGACCCTTTGAATAAACCATTAGTTTGGCAAAAAGAGCATTGGGATGATATTGACCCTACCGTATTTATTGATGATGACGGACAAGCGTATATGTATTGGGGCAATCCGAATGTTTATTATGTGAAACTGAATGAAGATATGATTTCATATTCGGGGGAAATAGTCAAATTGGCTGATAAACCGGAACATTATCAGGAAGGTCCGTGGGTATATAAACGTAACGGTCATTATTATATGGCTTTTGCTTCTACTTGTTGTCCGGAAGGGATTGGCTATGCTATGAGCGACAAAGCTACCGGACCATGGAGTACAAAAGGATATATTATGCGTCCAACGGAAAGAACCAGAGGAAATCATCCCGGAATTATTGATTATAAAGGCAGTTCTTATGTGTTCGGCCTAAATTATGATTTGCTTCATCTGGAGACTTTCGACCATAAAGAACGTCGTTCGGTATCTGTTGCAAAAATGCATTATAATCCGGATGGAACCATTAAGGAAGTTCCTTATTGGCAGGAGACGAAACTGGAACAGATTGAAAACTTTAATCCTTACCGTAGAGTGGAAGCCGAAACGATGGCTTGGGGATATGGTCTGAAAGCTGAAAATCATAAGAATGGTGGTTTGTATATAACCGATATTGATGATAATGAATATCTGTGTGTGCGTGGTGTCGACTTTGGCAAGAAGGGAGCAAAGAAATTCAGTGTAAGCGCAGCTTGTGTTGAAAAAGGCGGAATGATAGAAATTCGTCTGGACAGCACGGAAGGTCCGGTAATAGGCTGTGTCAGTATATCACCAACAGGAGGACTGGATATATATAAACAGATGTCATGCCGGATAAAGAATGCAAAGGGGGTACATGATCTTTATTTCTGCTTTAAAGGAGAGAAAGGAAACAAACTTTTCAATCTGGATTATTGGGAATTTGAATAGCTTTTATTCAAAAAAAAATAAGATTGTAATGTGCTTATAATCAGTGTAATTGTTTGGGTGTGCTACAAGGGGAAAGATAGATGTAACATTGAAAATGAAGATGTTATTTAGGAAAAGAAGCCCGTAACATAATTATGTTTGTAGTTTTATAAGCTGGCATATCTTTGCAGAAAAAGATCAGTAATTCATATTTGATTATAAAGAAAATAAGAGGTATTATGAAGAATACACAGGTAATACAATTAATGTCAATCGTCCGGCTCTCCATATTTATGTTGGGGATAACAATGATGTCATGTAACTCAAAGAAAGAACAACAATTACCGGTTATTGGAAAATCTGTGGCTCTCTTTGATTATTTTTCTTATAAAGGAAATGATGATTTTTATATTTCCAATCCTCTGTCAGATGAAGACTATTTCTATAATCCTATTTTGCCGGGATGGTATTCTGATCCTAGTGTTTGCACAAATGGAGAAGGTGATTATTTCCTGGTAACATCTACATTCACTTATTTCCCCGGTGTTCCTATTTTTCACAGCAAAGACTTGGTGAATTGGAAACAGATAGGGCATGTGTTGAACCGTGCTTCGCAATTAGTGAATATGGAAGGACAGAAAGTGAGTGGCGGTATTTTTGCTCCGGCTATTTCTTATAATCCGTATAACAAGACATATTATATGGTAACAACCAATGTCGGAGCCGGAAATTTCTTTGTTAAGACGCAAGACCCGTTTGGTGAATGGTCGGAACCCGTCATGTTGCCGGAGGTCGGAGGTATTGATCCTTCTTTCTTTTTTGATGAAGATGGTAAGGCATATATTGTTAATAATGATGAGGCTCCGGATAATAAACCTGAATATAGCGGACACCGTACTATACGCATACAAGAGTTTGATGTGAAAACAGATAAGACGATCGGTCCCCGTAAAATTCTTGTAAACAAAGGAGCTCAACCGGCAGACAAACCAATTTGGATAGAAGGCCCTCATTTATATAAGATAAATGGAAAGTATTTCTTGATGTCTGCTGAAGGTGGAACGGGGAACTGGCATTCGGAAGTGATTTTCCGTGCTGATTCTCCGATGGGTAAATATCTTCCATGGGAAAACAATCCGATCCTGACGCAAAGGCATTTGAATTCTGATCGTCCGAATTCAGTAACTTCTGCTGGCCATGCAGACTTGATTCAAACAAAGGAAGGTGATTGGTGGGCTGTTTTTCTGGCTTGTCGTCCTATTAATAATCAGTTTGAGAATTTGGGACGTGAAACATTTATGATGCCGGTGAAATGGAGTGAAGACGGTTTCCCGTACATGACTCAAGGTGATGATTTAGTACCTATGATTGTAAAACGTGAAGGTGTGAAACGCGATACGACAGTTACTTATGGTAATTTCGAGTTAATAGAGAATTTTGATTCTCCTATACTTGATATGACCTGGATGACTTTAAGAACTTCTGCTTCCGATCTATATTCTTTGTCGGAAACACCCGGATACCTGACCTTGAAGTGTGCAGATATTAGCGCTACGGAAAAGAAGACTCCGGCATTTGTCTGTCGTCGATTACAACATCATAAATTTGAGTGTGCTACTCGCATGTTGTTCAATCCTTCTGACGATAAGGAAACAGCCGGAATGCTGTTGTTTAAAGATGAGACGTATCAATATTTCTTCTGCTTGAATAAAGTGGGTGAGAATAAAAATATTTCTCTGAAACAAATCGGTGAAAAGGAACAGACTTTGGCTTCAGATGAAATAGACGCAAATACAAATGAAGTATATTTGAAATTAGTATCTCAAGGAATTGGTTATGATTTCTATTATTCTATTGATGGTGAAAAAAGCTGGAAACTGCTTTGTAAAGATGTAGATCCTAGTTATCTCTCTACTACAACGGCTGGTGGATTTACCGGTACTACAATCGGATTATACGCTACTTGCAAATAATTATTTTTTTTATATAAATCTAATACTAGTAACTATGGGTGGTATTTATAATGATAGCTAATGCAATTAAAAAAAGAATGATGATTAGAAAACAATGTAGTTAATTAACATCTTAAACTAATGGTAATGAAAAATGTAACGAAGAAAATTCAAAAGATTCCTTACTTGTTTCTCCTTATGTTGTTTAGTTTTGTAACAGCATCAGCACAAAAAGGGATAACGGTGAGGGGAACGGTTCTTGATAGTAATGGTGAGACAATCATTGGAGCCTCGGTAACTTTAAAAGGTAATAATTCCGTAGGTACGATCTCGGATATAGATGGAAACTTTGTATTGACCATACCCAATGAGAAGTCCACTCTTGTTGTTTCGTATGTAGGAATGAAGCCACAGGAAGTAAAAGTGGTTTCCAAAGGTCTTATTAAAGTGGTGTTGGAAGATGATACTAAACAACTGGAAGAAGTAGTAGTTGTAGGTTACGGACAACAGAAGAAAGCGAGTGTGGTAGGTGCTATCACGCAGACCACTGGAAAAGTATTGGAACGGGCGGCTGGTATTTCTGATATTGGTGCGGCGTTAACCGGTAACCTGCCGGGGGTTATAACGACTCAAAGTTCCGGTATGCCGGGTGAAGAAGAACCGAAAATCACAATACGTGGGACTAGTTCATGGAATAATAGTGACCCGTTGGTACTGGTGGATGGCATAGAACGTCCGATGAGCAGTGTGGATATTGCTTCTGTACAATCTATTTCTGTCTTGAAGGATGCTTCTGCAACTGCTGTTTATGGTGTGAAAGGTGCAAATGGTGTCATTTTGGTAACGACCAAACGCGGAACTGAGGGAGCTGCCCAAATAAACATAGCAGCCAATGCCACGATGAAGATACCTTCCAAGCTTCCTAACAAGTTGGATTCTTATGATGCTTTGATGGCGCGCAATATGGCTATTGAGCATGAGTTGAGCTTGTATCCGGATTCATGGTCGTACATAAAGCCGCAGGCAATAATTAATAAGTATCGTAATCCGGCAAATTTGGAAGAAGCGGAACGCTATCCGAATGTGGACTGGCAGGATGTATTGTTCAAAGACTATGCGATGTCCTACAATGCAAATGTGAATGTCAGCGGTGGAACTCGGTTTGTAAAATATTTCGCTTCTGTCGATTATGTGCATGAGGGGGACTTGTTCGATGTATTTGATAATGGGCGTGATTATAATTCCGGTTATGGATATGACAGAATTAATGTACGTAGTAATCTGGATTTTCAGATAACCAAGAGTACTGTTTTTAAGGTTAATGTAGCAGGCTCTAATGGATACAAGAAAACTCCTTATAATAATTCCAATTATGATAGTTCGGCCGACTGGTCGATTGCCCAGCAGTGGGCGGGGGCGTATAATATTGCTCCGGATGTATTCCTTCCCAAATATTCGGATGGTTCGTGGGGATATTATCCGAATATTTCGAATGTTACCAACTCTGCAGAGAATGTTTCATTGGGAGGTACGATGACTACCACTACTACACAGATAACAACTGACTTTGCATTGGAGCAGGATTTGAGCTTTATAACGAAAGGATTGAGTGCAAGGGCTATGGTTTCTTGGGATAATACTTTTGTAGAATGGAAGCGCGGTATCAATGACCTATATAACGACGCACAACATAAATGGATTAATCCGGATACAGGTGAGGTCAGTTATAAAAAGTCGTATGACAACAATACAGGTTTTGATTTTATGCAGGGTGTAATGTGGAATACGGAAGGTGGTGAAGTCAAGAATTGGGCGACACAGCGTAACCTTAATTATCAGGCACAATTAAATTGGGCCCGTAGTTTTGGAAAGCATAATGTTACCCTTATGGGATTGTTCAGTCGTCAGGAAACGGCTACAGGAAGTGAAATTCCTCACTATCGTGAAGACTGGGCATTCCGTACTACTTATAATTGGGCGGATCGGTATTTTATTGAATATAATGGTGCTTATAATGGTTCCGAGAAGTTCAGCAAAGAAAATCGTTTTGCATTCTTTAATTCCGGTGCTATCGGATGGATGGTTAGTGAAGAACCGTTTATGAAATTCTTGAAAGAACGCAGAATTTTGGATATGTTGAAAATTCGTGCTTCTTATGGTGAAATCGGTGATGATAATGTAAAAACACGTTGGTTGTATATGAACCAATGGGCTTACGGCGGAACCTCGTCTTTGGATGTAGATCGTGGTGAAAGCCCATATACTTGGTATCGTGAATCAGCAGTGGGTAATTCTGATGTGCATTGGGAGAAAGTAAAGAAATTGAATTTTGGTATTGATTACTCGTTTTTGGATGGTTTGTTTGCAGGTAGCGTGGAAGTCTTTCGTGATAAACGTACTGATATTCTGGTGGGTGGAAGTGATCGGGCTATTCCTTCTTATTTTGGTACTACAGCAGTTACTGCTAACTTAGGTAAGGTTAGAACCAAAGGTTATGAGTTGGAACTTCGTATCAACAAGACATTTTCCAATAAGATGCGCGTTTGGGCTAATATGAGCATGACCCATGCGGAGAATAAGATACTTGAAAAAGACGATGCTCCATTGTTGGCTGGGTATCAAAAGGTGGCTGGTTATGCCATTGGTCAGAATAAGGCATATATTGATAATGGATATTTGAATTCTTATGACGATGTAATTGGTAGCCCGCAGCATGATACAAACAATTCACAACGTCTTCCCGGAGACTATTATATTGTCGATTTCAATGGGGATGGTGTCGTCGACAGCAAGGACCAAGCTCCTTACGGTTACTCTGATACTCCACAGAACACATATAATGCTACTCTTGGCTTTGAGTGGAAAGGATTCAGCGCTTTTGTTCAGTTCTATGGTGTAAATAATGTGACTCGTGTCGTCCAGTTGACCAGTTTCGGCAGTCAGATGAATACGGTGTACGACCAGGGTAGCTGGTGGTCAGAGGCTGGCGATGCGGCCGATGTTGTAACTCCGCGCTGGTTGTCAAAGGTGAGCAGTTACAGTAATGGTACGCAATACTATTATGATGGTTCTTACATTCGTCTGAAAAATGCGGAGATAGCCTATACCTTTACAGATGGATGGGTGCGAAAACTCGGGGTGAAAAATTTGAAGATTTACTTAAATGGAAACAACTTATGGGTATGGTCTAAGATGCCGGACGACCGTGAATCGAATTTTGCAGGTTCGGGTAATCAAGGGGCGTATCCTACGGTGAAACGTTTCAACTTAGGTGTTAAATTTACATTATAATCAAAGTACTATGAGAAAAATATATAGAACTCTTTTATGCGGTAGCTTATTGCTCTTCTCGTTGGGATTTTCATCTTGTGAGGACTATCTGGACAAGGAAGCCGACTCTACTGTTTCAGAAGAAGAAGCATTTAAGAACTTTAGGAATTTTCAGGGGTTTATCGAGGAAATATACAACTGTATTCCTGATAAGGAGAAGAACAATTATACTACTTCCTGGAACTGGGGAGATGATGAAATATTCAACCCGGAAGGTGACAGCCACATGACGCATCAGGTCGATTTGGGTAACTTCCGTGCATGGTCTACCAATAATCAATGCTGGCTCTATCGTACCGGCAGTGATCCTACGGCTACTTATCATCCGAACAGTGACGGCAATGCTAAGTTTAAACATTCACTGTGGCCACATGCATGGTATTGTATACGTAAGGCTAACATCGGTATCGCTAATCTAGAAAGGTTAACGGAAGCTACGGATGAGGAGAAAAAACTGATTGCCGGTCAGCTTTATTTTTTCCGCGCATGGTGGCACTTTGAAATGATGCAATATTTTGGCGGCTTGCCTTATATTGATACAGTCTTATCTGCTACAGAGAAAATGTCTTTGCCACGTCTGAGTTATCAGGAATGTGCGGATAAAGCAGCAGCCGATTTCCGTATGGCAGCGGATTTGCTTCCTATTAATTGGGATAACACAACTGTTGGCAAACAAACCGCGGGTAAGAATGATTTGCGTATCAACAAGATTATGGCATTAGGCTATCTGGGCAAGAATTATCTTTGGGCTGCCAGTCCTCTGATGGAGCATGGTGCGCAGCTAGGTGGAAGCAATACTTACAATTACAATACAGAATATGCAAAAAAAGCAGCAGAGGCATTCGGAGAGTTACTGACACTTGTCGAAAGCGGGCAGACGCAATATGCATTGGCGCAGTTTGATTATAGTGATATTTACAATCATACCAAATCGGCATCTGCTTCTAATAGTTATTCTGAAATATTCTATACTACTGGTCAGAACTGGAAAATGCCGGGTACTACAGAAGCTATTTTCCGTGGTCCGTCCGAAGACTTCAACGGTAGTAACTGGAATATGACCAAATTGTGGGGACCTAAAATTTATGGTTTGGTTGAACATGATAATATCATCCACCAGCCTACCGCCAACTATGTGAATTTATATGGTATGGAGAACGGTTTGCCATTGAGTGAAGATGAAACAAAATCCGGTTTTAGAAAGAATTTTCCATTTAGAAATCGTGATGCCCGTTTTTATCATGACATAGTTTTCGACGGATTCCATTATGTCAATGCAGCTATTCCTGAAGCGGACAAGGAATTCTTGCGCTATTGCACCCTGTATACGGGCGGAGCTATGAGAGCCGTGGCCAATGCCAGCCGTACCGGCTATTTCATCCAGAAATTAGTACCGCATCAGGCTAATAAATATGACGGACTCTATAATTGGTCGGGTAACCTGCATACATACTTACCTTACATGCGTTTGGCGGATATTTATCTGATGTATGCTGAGGCTTGTGCGGCAGTAGACGGTGCTGCAGGTAAATCTACGAATTTTGGTAAAACG
The DNA window shown above is from Bacteroides faecium and carries:
- a CDS encoding glycoside hydrolase family 43 protein, whose product is MRTLKLILSGWQSVGLVVFFMLFFNMEVSGKGKITKNAPVFTQFIYQGEDAIYQNNPLKPGEFYNPILQGCYPDPSITRKGNDYYLVCSSFAMFPGVPIFHSNDLVNWKQIGHVLDRTSQLKVEDCGISAGVYAPAIRYNPNNDTFYMITTQFSGGFGNMVVKTKNPENGWSDPVKLQFEGIDPSLFFDDNGKAYVVHNDAPAKANERYSGHRVIKIWDYDVENDKVVPGTDRIIVNGGVNIEEKPIWIEAPHIYKKDGRYYLMCAEGGTGGWHSEVIFVSDHPKGPYLPANNNPILTQRYFPANRTDKVDWAGHADLVEGPDGKYYGVFLGIRPNEKNRVNTGRETFILPVDWSGTFPVFENGLIPMKPTLKMPSGVENQTGKNGYLPSGNFVFKDDFSDKTLDFRWIGLRGPREDFVDMTDKGLRIIPFTSNINEVKPTSTLFYRQQHNQFTAAATMEYKPKNEKDFAGITCYQNERYHYVFGITKKGKDYYLMLQRTEKGQASVLGEVKIETEKPVTLQVAANGDNYRFNYSIDGKGFINLGGTVSGDILSTNEAGGFTGTMIGLYATSVGN
- a CDS encoding glycoside hydrolase family 97 protein codes for the protein MSVEKNLKSRNMMKSFIVMAMLLGSSVASAENKQITSPDGKLVVTVSDMDGRPSYSVSYDNVLFLKPSPLGIIANIGDFSSGMSLEKNVSTNKIDETYELASIKQNKVRYVANEAVFSFTQQGKTIYDVIFRISNNDVAFKYKMYPQGETLSCVVKQEVTGFAFPDGTTTFLCPQSKPMGGFARTSPSYETSYTVDDAAGKNGWGEGYTFPCLFRNGDNGWVLVSETGVNGGYCASRLLGHKEGTYTIGFPQEGEANGNGTVSPGIALPGETPWRTITVGKTLAPIVETTVPFDVVKPLYPAKGEYTYGRGSWSWIIGMDGSTNYKEQLRYIDFSAAMGYQSVLVDALWDKQIGRDKIEELAKYGKDKGVALYLWYNSNGYWNDAPQTPRGMMDNAIARRKEMKWMQSIGIRGIKVDFFGGDKQMTMQLYEDILSDANEYGLLVIFHGCTLPRGWERMYPNFASSEAVLASENLHFSQGSCDNEAFNATLHPFIRNTVGSMDFGGSALNKYYNADNAPRGSRRVTSDVYALATAVLFQSPVQHFALAPNNLTDAPVWAIDFMKEVPTTWGEVRFIDGYPGKYVILARRHGDKWYIAGVNAQKETLKLKVNLPMFSNGEKVRLFSDDKALQGGVKQIEIGKIQELQLAIPCNGGVLITK
- a CDS encoding glycoside hydrolase family 43 protein — its product is MRNFKFLGVSFLLAITAATSGTAQNPIIQTKYTADPAPMVYNDTVFLYTTHDEDDAEGFKMLDWLLYTSTDMVNWTDHGAVASLKSFDWVKRDNGAWAEQVIERNGKFYMYCPIHGNGIGVLVSDSPYGPFKDPLNKPLVWQKEHWDDIDPTVFIDDDGQAYMYWGNPNVYYVKLNEDMISYSGEIVKLADKPEHYQEGPWVYKRNGHYYMAFASTCCPEGIGYAMSDKATGPWSTKGYIMRPTERTRGNHPGIIDYKGSSYVFGLNYDLLHLETFDHKERRSVSVAKMHYNPDGTIKEVPYWQETKLEQIENFNPYRRVEAETMAWGYGLKAENHKNGGLYITDIDDNEYLCVRGVDFGKKGAKKFSVSAACVEKGGMIEIRLDSTEGPVIGCVSISPTGGLDIYKQMSCRIKNAKGVHDLYFCFKGEKGNKLFNLDYWEFE
- a CDS encoding glycoside hydrolase family 43 protein, yielding MKNTQVIQLMSIVRLSIFMLGITMMSCNSKKEQQLPVIGKSVALFDYFSYKGNDDFYISNPLSDEDYFYNPILPGWYSDPSVCTNGEGDYFLVTSTFTYFPGVPIFHSKDLVNWKQIGHVLNRASQLVNMEGQKVSGGIFAPAISYNPYNKTYYMVTTNVGAGNFFVKTQDPFGEWSEPVMLPEVGGIDPSFFFDEDGKAYIVNNDEAPDNKPEYSGHRTIRIQEFDVKTDKTIGPRKILVNKGAQPADKPIWIEGPHLYKINGKYFLMSAEGGTGNWHSEVIFRADSPMGKYLPWENNPILTQRHLNSDRPNSVTSAGHADLIQTKEGDWWAVFLACRPINNQFENLGRETFMMPVKWSEDGFPYMTQGDDLVPMIVKREGVKRDTTVTYGNFELIENFDSPILDMTWMTLRTSASDLYSLSETPGYLTLKCADISATEKKTPAFVCRRLQHHKFECATRMLFNPSDDKETAGMLLFKDETYQYFFCLNKVGENKNISLKQIGEKEQTLASDEIDANTNEVYLKLVSQGIGYDFYYSIDGEKSWKLLCKDVDPSYLSTTTAGGFTGTTIGLYATCK